The following proteins are co-located in the Candidatus Paracaedibacter acanthamoebae genome:
- a CDS encoding sel1 repeat family protein: MKLLSCLSLTINLIVVSNAVDHPINPSTLAHTIQAGVLKNFISTNSSDSNESLAKLREAAISGLYNESSKDNSINFLTNLALTAQDSDAIMALADYFCEGEGTIERAIPLYNSAVRQNKTRAMFKLSKIYLMDSYKDINLAHNLLLLGTDLNDDVCRCALAQHYLDGTFSPSNPQKALNLFYQSATNNFDIGITQSAVLLNSTRIFAKPDPVHAYELVIKRVEIDNRARILAIYLQKSSAVQLYTNQHYLKLAEAYMVGKILPVRVNRAKYFLNLAYKHHQISEAEITYYSKLIHSEKSGQSWPKPTLLDKILNTLF; encoded by the coding sequence ATGAAATTACTTTCGTGTCTAAGTCTGACGATAAACCTAATAGTTGTAAGCAATGCTGTGGATCACCCTATAAATCCATCGACCTTAGCCCATACAATTCAAGCAGGCGTTTTAAAAAATTTTATATCTACAAACTCTTCTGATTCAAACGAGTCTCTTGCCAAATTACGCGAAGCTGCCATTAGTGGTTTATACAATGAAAGTTCAAAAGATAATTCTATTAATTTTTTGACCAACCTGGCTCTTACTGCCCAAGACAGTGATGCAATCATGGCATTGGCTGATTATTTTTGTGAGGGAGAAGGGACGATTGAGCGAGCTATTCCCCTTTATAATTCTGCCGTTCGCCAGAATAAGACGCGTGCTATGTTTAAACTATCCAAAATATATTTAATGGATAGCTATAAAGATATAAATCTAGCTCATAATCTTCTCTTATTAGGAACAGACCTTAATGATGATGTTTGCCGTTGTGCCTTAGCTCAACATTATTTAGATGGTACATTTAGCCCTTCTAATCCACAGAAGGCTTTAAATCTCTTTTACCAAAGTGCAACCAATAATTTTGATATTGGCATTACTCAATCAGCTGTCTTGCTGAACAGCACCCGTATATTTGCTAAGCCAGACCCCGTCCATGCCTATGAATTAGTCATTAAAAGGGTAGAAATAGATAACCGAGCCAGAATTCTTGCCATCTATTTGCAGAAAAGCTCAGCCGTACAACTTTATACTAATCAACATTACCTTAAATTAGCAGAAGCCTATATGGTGGGAAAAATATTACCCGTTAGAGTTAATAGAGCAAAATACTTTTTAAATTTAGCCTACAAACATCATCAAATTAGCGAAGCTGAGATTACCTATTATAGTAAATTGATTCATTCAGAAAAATCTGGACAATCTTGGCCCAAACCAACTCTCTTAGATAAAATATTAAACACTCTATTTTAA
- a CDS encoding DHA2 family efflux MFS transporter permease subunit has protein sequence MTSSKTNPWIIAAVASLATFMEVLDTTITNVSLRHIAGSLGAGEDESTWVLTSYLVANGIILPLSGWLSDAVGRKRFFIGCILGFTAASFLCGAASSLTEIIIFRILQGLFGGGLQPTQQAIILDSFPVEKRGTVFAITGITIIIAPILGPTLGGLITDNFSWRWIFYINVPVGLMAAFMVWRLLDESSQQKPRGFHNLDVFGLGLVTLGLAALQIVLDKGQQDDWFSSSFITACALICFASIGVAIIWLWGQKDPIIDLSLFKDWAFASSCILIFLTGFVLYGTNVILPLMLQTQFGYDATLAGLVLSPGGLALLFLMPLCGKLIGRIQARFMIMTGFALSALGMYHSMNFTPQTDFHTFQWIRVAQILGLPFLFISISTLAFSKIPKEKSNKASALFSLFRNIGGSVGIAVVTTFAVRQQQVHQHYLSEHLVPGQLPYQELLNRTLNSTGDMSVSMGKIYQMLQKQAALCAYIDTFELLGYIMCTLIFFALLVLPANRPVTQTIPAAH, from the coding sequence ATGACTTCATCAAAAACTAATCCCTGGATAATTGCTGCCGTCGCAAGTCTTGCTACCTTTATGGAAGTGCTAGATACGACAATTACGAATGTGTCTTTACGCCATATTGCGGGGTCACTGGGGGCAGGAGAAGACGAAAGCACCTGGGTATTAACCTCTTATTTGGTGGCTAATGGGATCATTTTGCCCTTATCCGGCTGGCTTTCAGATGCCGTGGGGCGTAAACGTTTCTTCATTGGCTGTATTCTCGGCTTTACCGCTGCTTCATTTTTATGTGGCGCTGCTTCTTCTTTGACAGAGATCATTATCTTTCGCATTCTACAAGGCCTCTTCGGTGGGGGATTACAGCCCACGCAACAGGCCATTATTTTAGACTCATTTCCTGTGGAAAAGCGAGGCACTGTCTTTGCCATCACCGGCATCACCATTATTATTGCTCCGATTCTGGGGCCAACACTGGGCGGCCTCATTACTGACAACTTTTCATGGCGATGGATTTTTTATATTAATGTTCCTGTCGGATTAATGGCAGCTTTTATGGTTTGGCGCTTATTAGATGAATCTTCCCAGCAAAAACCTCGCGGTTTCCATAACCTTGATGTCTTTGGGCTTGGACTGGTAACGTTAGGATTAGCAGCTCTTCAAATTGTCCTTGATAAAGGACAGCAGGATGATTGGTTTAGCAGTAGCTTTATCACCGCCTGTGCTTTAATCTGCTTTGCTTCAATTGGGGTTGCAATAATTTGGCTATGGGGACAAAAAGATCCTATTATTGACTTATCCTTATTTAAAGATTGGGCGTTTGCTTCCTCTTGTATATTGATATTTTTGACTGGGTTCGTTTTATATGGCACAAATGTCATTCTTCCACTCATGCTCCAAACTCAATTTGGCTACGATGCGACATTGGCGGGCCTTGTCTTATCGCCCGGGGGCTTAGCCTTACTGTTTTTAATGCCCTTATGCGGCAAGCTTATCGGCAGAATACAAGCTCGCTTTATGATTATGACAGGATTTGCTCTGTCGGCGCTGGGGATGTATCATTCAATGAACTTTACACCGCAAACTGATTTTCACACTTTCCAATGGATACGTGTGGCGCAAATACTCGGTCTGCCATTTCTCTTTATTTCAATCAGTACGCTGGCATTTTCTAAGATTCCTAAGGAAAAAAGCAATAAAGCCTCAGCCTTGTTCTCCTTATTCCGGAATATCGGCGGCAGTGTGGGGATTGCGGTTGTCACCACCTTTGCGGTCCGCCAACAGCAAGTTCATCAACATTACCTCTCTGAGCATTTAGTTCCCGGCCAACTACCTTATCAAGAATTACTCAACCGTACCCTGAATTCTACAGGTGATATGAGTGTCAGCATGGGAAAAATTTATCAAATGCTGCAAAAACAAGCGGCTTTGTGTGCCTATATCGATACCTTTGAGCTTTTAGGATACATTATGTGCACTTTAATATTTTTTGCTTTGTTGGTGCTACCTGCAAACCGGCCAGTTACCCAAACTATACCGGCCGCCCATTAG
- a CDS encoding FKBP-type peptidyl-prolyl cis-trans isomerase — MLKYATMVAMVAVACAEASNMSNATSEAPSEQERKVSDKLVITDEKIGDGAEAKAGQLVTVHYTGRLTDGTKFDSSVDRNQPFRFMLGVGQVIKGWDEGVVGMKIGGQRKLVIPAEKGYGARGAGAAIPPNATLEFDVELISVEG, encoded by the coding sequence ATGTTAAAATATGCAACTATGGTTGCTATGGTCGCGGTTGCGTGTGCAGAGGCATCAAATATGTCAAATGCAACGTCAGAAGCACCATCAGAACAGGAGAGAAAAGTGTCCGATAAATTAGTAATTACAGATGAAAAAATTGGCGACGGCGCAGAAGCAAAAGCAGGCCAATTGGTAACCGTGCATTACACAGGTCGTTTAACTGATGGAACGAAATTCGATTCATCCGTGGACCGCAATCAACCATTCCGCTTTATGCTTGGCGTTGGTCAAGTTATTAAAGGTTGGGATGAAGGGGTTGTTGGCATGAAAATTGGTGGTCAGCGTAAATTGGTCATCCCTGCAGAAAAGGGATATGGCGCCCGAGGCGCAGGTGCAGCAATTCCGCCTAATGCAACTTTAGAATTTGATGTTGAATTAATTTCAGTTGAAGGCTAA
- a CDS encoding HlyD family secretion protein, protein MIAGFIGALALIVVVAWYVQLGKESTDDATLEAHTIPICPKVPGYIATLHVKDNQHVKKGDLLVEIDPLDYQLRVESAKANLASAEVSAKNAVVNAKRQLAIGKAAGTQKEIDNALTAEATAKAAVDSVKAQLSIAEKDLADTQIIAPEDGVVTMRTAEQGAYVTTGKQLFMIVGRERWVVANFKETQLTDMRAGQKVNIEIDAYPDLKLEGLVDSIQNGTGARFSAFPPENATGNFVKIVQRVPVKITFKQPELEGITLGPGLSVYPTVYTKKSK, encoded by the coding sequence ATGATAGCCGGTTTTATAGGGGCTTTAGCCCTTATTGTTGTTGTAGCATGGTATGTTCAGTTAGGCAAGGAAAGCACGGATGATGCCACGCTCGAAGCCCATACGATTCCAATTTGCCCAAAAGTACCGGGGTATATTGCCACCCTGCATGTGAAAGACAATCAACACGTTAAAAAAGGCGATCTATTAGTTGAAATAGACCCGCTTGATTATCAACTGCGAGTTGAATCTGCTAAAGCTAATTTAGCCTCAGCTGAGGTCTCAGCAAAGAATGCAGTGGTGAATGCTAAGCGCCAGCTTGCCATTGGTAAAGCTGCGGGTACACAAAAAGAAATTGATAATGCCTTAACAGCTGAGGCCACGGCAAAAGCAGCTGTTGATAGCGTTAAAGCTCAACTTTCTATTGCTGAAAAAGATCTTGCTGATACTCAGATTATTGCGCCAGAAGATGGTGTCGTTACTATGCGAACAGCAGAACAGGGCGCCTATGTCACCACCGGCAAACAATTGTTTATGATTGTCGGTAGAGAGCGGTGGGTTGTGGCAAACTTTAAAGAAACACAACTAACTGATATGCGGGCAGGGCAAAAAGTCAACATTGAGATTGATGCCTATCCTGATTTAAAACTTGAAGGCCTTGTCGATAGTATTCAAAATGGTACAGGCGCTCGTTTTTCAGCTTTTCCTCCCGAAAATGCGACTGGCAATTTTGTGAAAATTGTTCAGCGTGTCCCTGTAAAAATTACCTTTAAACAGCCAGAGCTTGAAGGAATAACATTAGGTCCAGGTCTTTCTGTCTATCCAACCGTCTATACTAAAAAATCTAAGTAA
- a CDS encoding adenylyltransferase/cytidyltransferase family protein: MQLKIITYPFDNSIALPGCILVGGCFDLLHYGHLNFLKASAKLGALVVALESDIAIQLRKGSAPIHTQRQRAEILAELQCVDTVILLPMLKTYEDYLTLVQAVQPAILAITLADPQTDNKKKQAATINAKLVEVNNLIEGLSSTLIKANHL; encoded by the coding sequence ATGCAACTGAAAATTATCACTTATCCATTTGATAATTCTATTGCCTTACCAGGGTGTATACTGGTTGGAGGATGCTTTGACCTTCTTCATTACGGTCACTTAAATTTTTTAAAAGCATCAGCAAAGTTGGGCGCACTGGTGGTGGCTCTTGAAAGCGATATTGCTATCCAACTTAGGAAGGGCAGCGCCCCTATTCACACTCAAAGGCAGCGGGCTGAAATTTTAGCAGAATTACAGTGTGTAGATACTGTTATTTTGTTACCGATGCTTAAGACTTATGAAGATTATCTTACTTTAGTGCAGGCAGTGCAGCCGGCAATTTTAGCAATAACACTGGCAGATCCTCAAACGGACAATAAGAAAAAGCAAGCCGCAACAATCAACGCTAAATTGGTCGAAGTTAATAACTTGATAGAAGGCCTGTCGAGCACTCTTATAAAAGCGAACCATCTATAA
- a CDS encoding NADH dehydrogenase ubiquinone Fe-S protein 4 has translation MPYARIYSPSKTAMQQGKAKTGYWVLEYNNCDTKFYDPIMGWTGSNSTDHQISLTFKSLEAAKNFAESLGLGPVIESLQVRKIQKRSYADNFRHDRPRG, from the coding sequence ATGCCATACGCACGAATTTATTCCCCATCAAAAACTGCAATGCAGCAAGGTAAAGCTAAAACTGGTTATTGGGTTTTAGAATATAATAATTGCGATACTAAGTTCTACGATCCTATTATGGGCTGGACAGGCAGCAATTCTACCGACCATCAGATTTCTCTTACCTTTAAAAGCCTAGAAGCAGCAAAAAATTTTGCTGAATCCTTAGGATTAGGGCCCGTCATTGAATCCCTTCAAGTCCGTAAAATTCAAAAACGTTCTTACGCTGACAATTTTCGCCACGATCGGCCACGCGGCTAA